DNA sequence from the Sporichthyaceae bacterium genome:
TGCGTCTGGACGACCAACCCGCGCGCCCGGGAATGGCCGAGGACGTAGGCGATCTCGGCGCTGCGCCAGGCCAGGTTGATCGGCACGGCGACCAGGCCGAGCTTGGCGCACGCGTAGTACACCGCGAGGAATTCGGCGCTGTTGCCCGAGGCCAACCCCAGCACGTCACCGGTCGACCAACCGCGCGCGGCCAGCCCGTGGGCGAGCCGGTTCACCCAGGCGTCGAACTGTCCGTAGGTCCACCGGCGCGCGCCGTCGACCAGGGCCGGCGAGTCCGGGCGGGCGAACGCCACCCGGGTCAGCATGTCCCCGACGTTGACGCGTTGGATCAGGTTGCGCGCCGCATCATGGTCCAGGCCCATCGCTGACCTCCTCGCGACGACGGATTTGCTCGTCGCTCATTCATATCGGAGGGCATCAATGGGAGCCAGGGCAGCGGCGCGGGAGGCGGGGTAGAAGCCGAAGAACAGGCCCGTGAACAGCGAGACGGCCAGCGCCATCCAGATCGACCAGAGCGCCACTACGGGGTGCACCCCGGCTATGTCGAACCGCGTTGCGACCAACCCGAGGGAGATGCCGATGACGCCGCCGAACATCGACAGAATCACCGCCTCGGACAGGAACTGGCCGATGATGTCGCGGCGGGACCCGCCGATGGCCTTGCGGATGCCGATCTCGCGGGTGCGTTCGGTGACCGAGACCAACATGATGTTCATGACCCCGATCCCGCCCACCAGCAGGCTGATCCCGGCGACGGCGCCGAGCAGGATCGTCAGCGTGTGGTTGGCCTCGGAGCCGGCGGCCAGCACCGAGGAGAAGTTGAACACCACGAAGTCGGGCCCGTTGGGCCCGATCGGGTGTCGCTGGGCCAGCACCGCCTGCACCTCGGCCTGGGCCTTGGCCACGGTGTCGCGCGAGCCGGCTTCCACGGCCAGCGCGGACAGCGGCCCCTGGCCGGGCGGGGCGTAACCGTAGAGGGCGTCGGAGACAGAGGTACCGGTGGCGACGATCTTGTCGTCGAGATCCTGCTGCCCCGAATATCCCTTGGCGCCGAGGATGCCGATCACCTCGAACGGCTGACCGTTCAGGCGGACCTGTTCGCCGACCAGGTCCTGCGGTGGTCCGTCGGTCAGGTCGGCGGCGACGCTGGTGCCGAGGATCGCCAGGCGCCGGTGGCCGGCGTACTCCTCGGCGGTGAAGTCCCGCCCGGCGAGCAGGGTGTCGTTGTCGATCTCCAGGTAGTTCGGGGCCTCGCCGAGCAGGTACTGCGTGGTGTGCGACGACGAGCCGTACTGGGCCACGGCCGAGAACACCACCTGGGTCGGCGAGACCTGGGTGACGTCGGGCGCCGACGGGTTGTTCAGCAAGGCGGCGGCGTCGGCCATCGTCAAGGTCGACTTGTGATCGTGGGTGTTGTTCTCCTGGCCCGGCTTCAGTCCGAGCTGCCGCTTGATCTGGGCCAGGATCCCGCTGCCGGTGCTACCTGCGACCGTGGCGGTGGGCAGCACCCGCAGGCTGTTGGAGCCCAGCCGGTCGATGGAGGCCTGCACGGCACGGTTGGACCCGGTGCCGACGGCCACCAGGGAGATGACCGAAGCCACGCCGATCACGATTCCCACCATCGTGAGCACCGAGCGCATCTTGTTGGCCAGCACGCCGACGAGGGCGAAGTGGAAGCTCTCCCGCAGCCGGGAAGCCGCCCTGCCGCGCGCGGCGGCCGGCGGCCGTCCGGCGCGCATCGGGGCTTCCTGCCTGTCCCGCAGCTTGAGCACGGGCAGCCCTCCATTCCGATCACTGAGCGCCCGCTCGGGGTGATCATTGGAGCAGATGTCGGCCGGGACCGCGAGTGCCGGCGGTCTTGCCGGCGTCATCTTTAGTGAACGATGATGTACTAACTCGCGAGGGTGGGCTGCTTCCCCGCTGCGGCGCTGCAGCGAGCCGAGCATCGGAGGACCGCGCGATGGACTTCCAGGAGACCGACGAACACCGCGCCCTGCGTGAGGCGGTTCGGTCCATCACCGCAAAGTTCGGCCCGCAGTACTACGTATCGCAGGTCGAGGCCGGTCTGACCTGCGACGAGCTGTGGACCGCGATGGGGCAGGCCGGCTATCTCGGGGTGAACCTGCCCGCCGAGTACGGCGGTGGCGGGGCGGGTCTGGTCGAACTGGCGATGGTGATCGAGGAGTCCGCGGCCGGCGGCTGCCCGTTGTTGCTGCTGTTGGTGGCTGTGGCCATCTCCGGAGAGGTGATCGCAAGGTTCGGCTCGGCGGAACAGCGCGAGCAATGGCTGCCGCGGATCGCCGACGGCAGCAGCAAGATCGTCTTCGCGATCACCGAGCCCGACGCGGGTTCCAACACCCATCGCCTGTCCACCAGGGCCGTGCGCGACGGCGACGACTACGTCATCAACGGCACCAAGTACTACATCTCCGGGGTCGACAACGCCGAGGCGATCCTGGTGGTGACCGCGACCGGCCGCGACGAGCAGACCGGTCGTGCCGAGCTGACCCTGTTCCTGGTCCCCACCGACGCACCGGGGCTGGTGCGGACCCCGTTGCCGGTGGCGCTGAAACTGCCGGAGCGTCAGTTCACGCTGTTCTTCGACGACGTCCGGGTGCCCGCCTCGGCTGTGGTCGGGGACGTCGGCCGCGGGTTCCAGCAGGTGTTCCACGGTCTGAACCCGGAACGCATCACCGGCGCGGCGGTGTGCGTGGGGGTGGCCCGCCACGTGCTTGGGCAGGCCGCCGAATACGCCCGGTCCCGGGTGGTGTGGGACGTGCCGATCGCGACCCATCAGGCGGTCTCCCACCCGTTGGCCAAGGCCCGCATCGAGACCGAACTCGCGGCGCTGATGACCTACAAGGCAGCCTGGTTGCACGACTGCGGCCTGCCCGCCGGCTCGGAGTCCAACATGGCCAAGTACGCCGCCGCCGAGGCGGCGCTCGACGCGGTGGATGCGGCTATTCAGACGCACGGCGGCAACGGCCTGTCGACCGAGTACGGACTGTTGCCCTACTGGGGCATGGCCAGGCTGCTGCGGACCGCACCAGTGAGCCGGGAGATGATCCTCAACTTCGTCGCGCAGCACGATCTCGGGCTCCCGCGGTCCTACTGACGTGCACCGCCGGCCCGCGCGACGCGAGTCTGACGGTTCGTCAGACGGGCACGACGGGACGGGCGAAGGCGTTCGCCGCCGACCGCTGCAACTTGGCGGCGAGGAAACGCGCGCCCGGCCCGTCCGCGACCCGGGTTGGTGGAAGATCGTCCACGACCTGGATGAAGTCCGGGACGTGCGACTGCTCGAGCCGCGCGGCGCACCGGGCGAACAGTGCGGAGACGTCGAACTCCGCCGGGTCGCGGAGCACCACCGCGGCCACGATGTCGGTCTCGCCGGGGATCCCGCTGCGGGCGGGCATTCCGTAGATGTGCACGTCGAGAACGTCGGGGTCCTCGACGAGCGCCTTCCGGATGAAGCTCTCGGAGATGAACTCGCCGGCCTTGCGAAGGCCGCTGTCCTCCCGAAGGTGGGCGAGGTACAGCCAGCCGTTCACATCGCGGGTCACCATGTCCCCGGTGTGCAGCCAACCGTTGCGAACCACGGTCTGGGACGTCGTCGGGTTCTTGCAGTAACGCAGCCGAGCGGGCGCGCCGGCCGGTCGGGTGATCAGTTCACCGATGCGGCCGGGCGGGACCGGACGCGACTGGTCGTCGACGACCTCCATCTCGACCAGATCCGGGGGAGGCTTGCCGAAGGAGCCGATCGGCCCGACGCCCACCGGATTGCAGGCGAACCCGCCCTCCATGGACCCGTACCACTCCAGGACCTTGACGCCGAAACGTTCCTCGAAGGCCCGCCAGATCTCACGTGGCATCCCGGTCGAGATCACCTGCCGGACCCGGTGGGCGCGGTCGAGGTCGGAACTCGGCTCGCTGTAGACAGCTGTGGCCATGCCGCCCACGCTCGACCAGATCGTCGCGCCGTGCTCGATGCACACGTCCCACAGGCGGTTCTGGGCGAACGACCGCGACAGGACGGCGTGGTCGATCCGACCCGACACCGCGGGCAGCAACGTGCTGAGCAAAGTCTTTTCCTGGGCCAGCAGTTGCCCGGTGTAGGCCACGTCGTCGCGGCGGTAGTCCCAGAAGTGCGGCAGTTGCAGGTGGAACGTCAGCCGGTCGTGGTCGATCTCGACGGCCTGCGGGTAGCCGACACCGGAGGTGTAGGAGAGCAGCCACGGGGTGGCCGGATCGTCCACGTGTTCGCCCAGATCGGGAACCTCGGGGCCCTCGAGAACCTCGTTGAGCAAGTGGCCGGGCGGTGGCTCCAGCCCGAGCGCGCGACCCTCCGGCGTCGAGACGACGAAGGTTCGCACCCCGCCGGCCGCGACGACCGCGGCGACTTCCTCGTCGGCCAGCACGTAATCGGCGGTCACCAGGGCGGCACATTCGGCGAAACCCAGGAAGTACGCGAGCTTGTCGCCCCGGGCCCGCGGGTCGACGGGAACCGTCGGCAGGGCGAGTTGCGCGTTCGCGATCAGCGTGTACACGAACTCCGGGTTGTTCCGCATCATCACGGCAACCGGGTCGCCACGACGCAGGCCGGCTCCGGCCAGCACCGAGGCCACCTGGTTGCCGCGCGTCGCGAGTTGGCCCGCGGTCACGTGCTCGGTGGGCAATGAGCTGTTCTCGAAGACCAGCACGAGCCGGTCGGGGTCGAGCTTCGCTTGCGTGCGGACGATCCGGCTGAGGATGCATCCGTTGGGCGGGTCCATCACCTCTCCTCTCGCCAGAGCCGGTCAGGCCACGGCGGCGCAGCGCTCCTCGACGCGACGCGCCAGGCGGTCCAGGTAGATCTCGGCCGCTCGCTCGATCGAGCGGTCGAAGCGCATCGCGTTGACCACCTGCGCGCCGGCCAGCCCCGGCAACAGGTAGCGCCACGTGAAATCCAGTGCCGTGCGTGAGCCCTGCGCCCGGAATTGGTAACGGTGCCAGGAAATCGCGGCCTGCCGATTCGGCCAGGTCCACACCTGCGAGGTCTCGAACCAGAGCCCGCCCGGCTCCCGGCCGTGCCCCTTGAGGTACTCGTCGACGGTCACCAGCGCCGGAGCCGCGCCGGGTGCCTGCACGCTGACGTTGAAGTAGAGGCCGGTGCCGTCGCCTCGGACGTTGTCGACGCCGGGGAAGCACCGGCGGGATTCCGCCGATCGACACCAGACGACCAACTCGGTCAAGGGCGCCTCGACGGTTACCCCGAGCGCGACGGTCTGGAGCATGTCAGTGCGCCGGGGCCGGCAACGAATCCGCGGCGGCGTCGGCCGGTGTGGCGGCGGGGGCCGGGACGTCGTCGGTGTCGGGCAGGATGGCAAGTTCCAGAAGCTGCGTCAGATACCCGACGCGCTCGGCAAGTTCGGAGTTCGTGCCTTCCAACTCCTCCAGCCGACGCAGGATCGTCCGCTCGTCGTCCGAGCGGAACAAGGCAACCCCGACCACCGCCAGCAGCACCGCGCCGACACCGCTCCACAGCACGTCGGGAAGTTGGATCGCGACGTAGATCTCGTCGCGGATGCTGGAGTAGCCCACGATCAGGACGACCACGGCAGCGATCAGGAACCCCGCGCCGAGGATGGCCCGGCCGTGCTCTCGTCGGATCCGATCCATGGTCCGAGCCCTTCTGTGTCCGGTCATGGTCTTGGGTCGGGTGGTTCACCTGGCCGCGGCGGCAGTGTTCTGACGCCGGCCCAGGTATGCCTCGTGCAGCAGTTCGGTATCGGCCCGCAGTCGCTCGGCGGGCCCCGCGTAGACGACTTCACCCTTACGTAGCAGGTAGGCCGAGGACGCGACGGACAATGCCGCGGTCGCCGCCTGTTCGACGAGCAGGAAGGCGGTTCCGCGTTCGGCGTTGATCGTGCGGATGGTGTCGATCAAGGTGAGCACCATCTTCGGCGCCAGTCCCAGCGACAACTCGTCGATGAGCATGATGTCCGGCTCGGAGAGCAAGGCTCGGCCGATCACCAACATCTGCTGCTCGCCCCCGGACAGGCTCGCGGCGACCTGTCGGCGTCGCTCGGCCAGCCGCGGGAACACCTCGTAGATCGGAGCGAACCGGCGCGGTGCGTCCTTCCAGGTGCCCCCGCGCGCGTAGGTGCCCATGAACAGGTTCTCCTCGACGGTCATCGTCGGAAAGATCCGTCGGCCCTGCGGCACCAGGGCGAGGCCGCGGCGGACGACCTGTTCGGGGTCCGGGGGCAATGGTGTGTTGTCGAGCAGCACCTCTCCGGACCGGGGCACCAGTCCGGCGATGCTGTTCAACGTGGTCGTCTTGCCCGCGCCGTTGGGCCCGATCATCGCGACGATCTCGCCGTCGCCGACGCTCAGGTCCAGCCCGTCGAGCACCTTGATCGCGCCGTAGGAGACGCGCAATCCGCTTACCTGCAAGCTCATGTGGCCCGCCCCAGGTACGCCTCGATCACGTTCTCGTCGGACTGCACCTCGGCCGGCGTCCCGGAGGCCAGCACGGTCCCGAAGTTCAGCACGGTGATGACGTCGCAGACACCCATCACCACGGCCATGTCGTGCTCGATGAGCAGCACCGCGAGGCCCAGGTCGGCCAGTCGACGCAACAGGGCGACGAGGTCGTCGGCCTGTTCGACGTCGAGCCCGGAGGCTGGTTCGTCGAGCATGAGCAGACGCGGAGCGCCGCACAACGCTCGGGCGAACTCGATCACCCGCAGATCGCCGAATGCCAGGCCCGAGGCAGGGGTGGCCATGTTGCCGCGGAAACCGACGAGGCGGGCGATCCGTTCGGCCCGCTCCGCGCGGTTCAGCCGGGCCAGTGCCGGGTCGAACGTGTACGACCGGCCGGCGCTGTCCGCGACGGCGCAGCCCAGTTCGAGGTTGGCCAGTACCGAGAGGCTGGAGAACAGGCGCGGGGCCTGGAAGGTGCGGCCCAGGCCACGGCGGCCACGGGAGACCACCGAACCGCGCAAGGGGTGGCCCTCGAAGGTGATCTCACCGGTGTCGGGCGGATACAGGCCGGAGACGCAGTTGAAGAACGTGGTCTTGCCGGCCCCGTTCGGCCCGATCACGCCGGTCACCTCACCGGCCCGTGCGACCAATGCGACGTCGTCGAGCGCCTGCAGGCCGCCGAATCGGATGGACAGGCCGGACACGGCGAGCACCACCGGTCGCTCGGTCGTCTGCACCGGCGTCGCGTTCGTGGCGAGCCGGGCGCCCAGGCGAGCACGCAACGGCGCGAACCGCGCCAGCTTCGCGGGGTCCGGTTGCACTTCGGCCGCGCGCCCCGAGCGCGCGGTGCGGTAGTTGACGACCTGGCTCATCGCGGCCGGCCTTCGATCATCGTCCAGACCCGTCGGCCCAGCGCCGCGATGCCGCCGGGCACCCAGAGGATGAACACCATGGCGATAGCGGCCGCAACGAACAGGTCGTAGCCGGCGAGCTTTCCCTGCGAGAGCGTCTCCAGATAGCGCGGCGTGGAACCGAAAACCAGCCCGGCACCGATTGCCCCGCCGATCGAGCCGAGCCCGCCCACGACGGCGTAGGCGAAGTAGGCGATGGCCAACGACGGGTTGAAGTAGTTCGCCGCCACCACCTGTTGCAGGATCCCGTAGTACGTGCCGGCCAAGGTGGCAATCGCGCCGGACAGGCACACCGTGAACAGTTTGTAGCGTGCGGGCGAGTGGCCGAGCACCGCGAAGGCCATCTCGGAATCCCGCAGGGCTGCCAGTCGGGTGCCGATCGGCGAGCGCAGGATCAGGTAGCAGATGACGGCCACGACGGCGAGCGTCGCGATCTCCAGGTAGTACACGTGCTTGTCGGTGGTCAGGTACGACGGTCTCTGCAGCGGCTTCTCGAATCCGCCCTCGCTGCCGAGATAGGACTGGAAGAAGGACTTCTGGGCCAGGGTGGCGAAGGCCAATGTCGCGATCGCGAAGTACACCCCGCGCAGCCGCAGTGCGAACACGCCGAGAATCAAGGACACCGGGATCGAGGCGACCATCGCGATCGGCACGATCGCGGCGAAGGC
Encoded proteins:
- a CDS encoding ABC transporter permease, coding for MRAGRPPAAARGRAASRLRESFHFALVGVLANKMRSVLTMVGIVIGVASVISLVAVGTGSNRAVQASIDRLGSNSLRVLPTATVAGSTGSGILAQIKRQLGLKPGQENNTHDHKSTLTMADAAALLNNPSAPDVTQVSPTQVVFSAVAQYGSSSHTTQYLLGEAPNYLEIDNDTLLAGRDFTAEEYAGHRRLAILGTSVAADLTDGPPQDLVGEQVRLNGQPFEVIGILGAKGYSGQQDLDDKIVATGTSVSDALYGYAPPGQGPLSALAVEAGSRDTVAKAQAEVQAVLAQRHPIGPNGPDFVVFNFSSVLAAGSEANHTLTILLGAVAGISLLVGGIGVMNIMLVSVTERTREIGIRKAIGGSRRDIIGQFLSEAVILSMFGGVIGISLGLVATRFDIAGVHPVVALWSIWMALAVSLFTGLFFGFYPASRAAALAPIDALRYE
- a CDS encoding acyl-CoA dehydrogenase family protein, which codes for MDFQETDEHRALREAVRSITAKFGPQYYVSQVEAGLTCDELWTAMGQAGYLGVNLPAEYGGGGAGLVELAMVIEESAAGGCPLLLLLVAVAISGEVIARFGSAEQREQWLPRIADGSSKIVFAITEPDAGSNTHRLSTRAVRDGDDYVINGTKYYISGVDNAEAILVVTATGRDEQTGRAELTLFLVPTDAPGLVRTPLPVALKLPERQFTLFFDDVRVPASAVVGDVGRGFQQVFHGLNPERITGAAVCVGVARHVLGQAAEYARSRVVWDVPIATHQAVSHPLAKARIETELAALMTYKAAWLHDCGLPAGSESNMAKYAAAEAALDAVDAAIQTHGGNGLSTEYGLLPYWGMARLLRTAPVSREMILNFVAQHDLGLPRSY
- a CDS encoding ABC transporter ATP-binding protein, which encodes MSQVVNYRTARSGRAAEVQPDPAKLARFAPLRARLGARLATNATPVQTTERPVVLAVSGLSIRFGGLQALDDVALVARAGEVTGVIGPNGAGKTTFFNCVSGLYPPDTGEITFEGHPLRGSVVSRGRRGLGRTFQAPRLFSSLSVLANLELGCAVADSAGRSYTFDPALARLNRAERAERIARLVGFRGNMATPASGLAFGDLRVIEFARALCGAPRLLMLDEPASGLDVEQADDLVALLRRLADLGLAVLLIEHDMAVVMGVCDVITVLNFGTVLASGTPAEVQSDENVIEAYLGRAT
- a CDS encoding branched-chain amino acid ABC transporter permease encodes the protein MSLTEVRAEPAAAVDAGGLGALLPLPGRLRPRALIARIIGFTVLGVGAFTLPGLLSWAGPTYALAVGAVVALAVLSVSVLGWSGEISLATLAQMGMGVVVLNFLQERGVAFAAIVPIAMVASIPVSLILGVFALRLRGVYFAIATLAFATLAQKSFFQSYLGSEGGFEKPLQRPSYLTTDKHVYYLEIATLAVVAVICYLILRSPIGTRLAALRDSEMAFAVLGHSPARYKLFTVCLSGAIATLAGTYYGILQQVVAANYFNPSLAIAYFAYAVVGGLGSIGGAIGAGLVFGSTPRYLETLSQGKLAGYDLFVAAAIAMVFILWVPGGIAALGRRVWTMIEGRPR
- a CDS encoding AMP-binding protein, translated to MDPPNGCILSRIVRTQAKLDPDRLVLVFENSSLPTEHVTAGQLATRGNQVASVLAGAGLRRGDPVAVMMRNNPEFVYTLIANAQLALPTVPVDPRARGDKLAYFLGFAECAALVTADYVLADEEVAAVVAAGGVRTFVVSTPEGRALGLEPPPGHLLNEVLEGPEVPDLGEHVDDPATPWLLSYTSGVGYPQAVEIDHDRLTFHLQLPHFWDYRRDDVAYTGQLLAQEKTLLSTLLPAVSGRIDHAVLSRSFAQNRLWDVCIEHGATIWSSVGGMATAVYSEPSSDLDRAHRVRQVISTGMPREIWRAFEERFGVKVLEWYGSMEGGFACNPVGVGPIGSFGKPPPDLVEMEVVDDQSRPVPPGRIGELITRPAGAPARLRYCKNPTTSQTVVRNGWLHTGDMVTRDVNGWLYLAHLREDSGLRKAGEFISESFIRKALVEDPDVLDVHIYGMPARSGIPGETDIVAAVVLRDPAEFDVSALFARCAARLEQSHVPDFIQVVDDLPPTRVADGPGARFLAAKLQRSAANAFARPVVPV
- a CDS encoding ABC transporter ATP-binding protein; translation: MSLQVSGLRVSYGAIKVLDGLDLSVGDGEIVAMIGPNGAGKTTTLNSIAGLVPRSGEVLLDNTPLPPDPEQVVRRGLALVPQGRRIFPTMTVEENLFMGTYARGGTWKDAPRRFAPIYEVFPRLAERRRQVAASLSGGEQQMLVIGRALLSEPDIMLIDELSLGLAPKMVLTLIDTIRTINAERGTAFLLVEQAATAALSVASSAYLLRKGEVVYAGPAERLRADTELLHEAYLGRRQNTAAAAR